From uncultured Desulfobacter sp.:
TTTCGGACAGGCAGGTGGTGGCGATCCCGATCATGGCCGGGGCATACTGGCGGGCCACGTTTTCAATGGCCAGCTTCAGGTTGGCCCCGCCGCCGAATACGGCCGTTTCCTCGGTGAAGTTGGATGAGGCAATATCCACGGGCTCCTTGAAATGGGAGATCAGGTAACGCCGCATATAGGTGGAGCATCCCTGGGAGCCGTGGAGCAGGGGCACACAGCCCTCAATGCCCTGGAACACCAGGGTGGCCCCTAAAGGTGTGCACATTTTGCATGCATTCTGGGTCGCGGTGTATGATGGTGTATCTTTGTGTTTTCTCAGGCTCATATCGCACCTTCCTTTCCGGCCGGTTTCTGCCGTCGGGGAACCAGATCCCATACCGGGCTTGTCACGGTTCCGTGTACTTCTTTGGCAAAATTGACCATGCCTTCAAATCCCACCAGGGGAATTTTGCGTTCATGGTTATGGTCGCAGAACCCGATGCCCATCTTATAGGCAATGGGGCGTTCCTTGACGCCGCCGATAAACAGGTCTGCATCCTTTTCAACGGAATACTTGGCCAGTTCCAGCGGGTTTGAGTCGTCTAAAATTACGGTGCCCTCGTTACACATCTGCCTGAGCACTTTATAATCTTCCTGGGTACCGGTCTGGGAGCCGGCCAGGATCACTTCCATGCCCAGGGTTTTTAATGCCTTGATCAAGGAAAAGGCCTTGAACGCGCCGCCCACGTATATGGCCGCTTTTTTGCCTTCAAGGTCTTTTTTCATGGTTTCCAGGCGGGGGATAATGGCCTGGACCTCTTTTTTGATCAGATCCTGGGTTTTTTTAAGAATTTCGGGGTTTTTGTCAAAAAATACAGCCACCTGGTACAGGGCATCCGAGGTATCTTCAATGCCGAAATAAGAGACCCGTATAAATGGAATGCCGTACTCTTTTTCCATCTGCTTTGCCAGGTGGGTGACCGACCCTGAACACTGGACCACGTTCAGGGCGGCATTGCGTGCCTGCATCACTTCGTCCACCCGGCCGTCTCCTGTAATGACGGAGACCACCTTCACCCCCATGGCTTCATAATATTTTTTGATCATCCAGGTCTCTCCGCCAATATTGAATTCGCCCAGGATATTGATGGAGTCGGGGATGGTAACCCGGGGGGCTTTGTTTCTTTCGATCAAGCTGAACAAGGCGTCGCAGGCCGCCGTGTATCCGTCTTTTTTGGTGCCTTTAAATCCTTCGGAGTGGACAGCAATGACAGGGATGTGGGTCTCTTCTTCCACCTGGCGGCAGACCGCATCCACGTCATCACCAATAATGCCCACAATGCAGGTACAATAGATAAAGGCGGCTTTGGGTGAATATTTATCAATCAGCTCCAGCAATGCCTTTTTTAACTTTTTTTCTCCGCCATAGATAATATCGGTCTCTGACAGGTCCGTTGAAAAACTCATCCGGTGAAGCTCCGGGCCCGAAGACTGGGCCCCTCTGATGTCCCAGGTATAGGAGGCGCACCCGATGGGGCCGTGAATCAGATGCAAGGCGTCGGCGATGGGGTAAAGCACCACCCTGGAGCCGCAGAATACACAGGCCCGCTGGCTGACTGCGCCAGCCAGACTCTTGGTTTCACATTCTATCTTAAAGGGCTGGCTGCCCTTCTGGTAGATCTGTTTTTCCCGCTGTTTGAGTACCGATATGGAGGTCATTTTATTTTTCCTTTACGACTTAAATTACTCTACCAGTTCAAAACGCTCTTCGGGTGCATCCCGGTCCGTGCGGTCCATCAGGGCGCTCAGAATCTTTTCCAGGAAATGCAATCCGCCTTTGTATCCCACGGAAGGAAAGTAGGAGTGGCCGATCCGGTCCAGGATGGGGAACCCGTGGCGTACAAACGGGATGTCCTCGTCCCGGGCAATATATTTGCCGTAGGTGTTGCAGATAAGCAGGTCCACGGGTTCGTTCTTGATCAACTGATGCAGGTGGAACAGATCGCTGGGGCCCTTGACGTTGATGTCGTCGCCGAACTTGGCCGTGACTTCCTTGATCCGTTTGGTAAAGGCCTTGCCCGGGGTGCCGGTGACAATATGGACCGGTTTCATGCCCATGGTGACCAGAAACTCAGTCATGGGGATGAGCTGGTCCGGATCTCCGGCAATGGCGACCTTTTTGCCGTACAGGTGGGGCTGCATGTCTGAGATCACATCTAAAAGCTGGCCGCGCTCCTGGGTAACGGTATCGGGTACACTGACCCCGGCTGCGGTGCGCAAGGCATCAACGAACCGATCTGTGGCCAACAGGCCGATGGGCAGGTCCTGCACCTGGCAGGGAACCTTGCACTTGGCGTCAAGGGATCTGACCGCATCTGCCGAAGCCCAGGCGCCCAGCCCGATGGAGCCGATACTGTCGCCGGTGCTCTTGAGCTCGTCGATGGAGACGCCGCCCTTGGGATACATCTGAAATTTGCCGGTCAAAGGGCCGTTCAAAATGCCCGAAGTGTCCGGAAAAAGGATAGACTCAATACCCAGCATCCCGGCAATCCGCTTCATTTCAACCATGTCCGAAGGTTCCACAAATCCGGGCACAATGTTGACCTTCCCGTTGGATTTGCCGGTCTTTTCAGCCAACTGGACAGCCATGGCCTTCACCATATTGGAAAAGCCCGTGACATGGGAGCCCACATAGGACGGCGTTGGTGTATGGATGACATACTTGCCTTCGGGGATGGTGCCGTCTGTTTTGGCTTTTTTGACAATCTGGTTCACATCGTCGCCGATGGTTTCCGACAGACAGGTGGTATGCACCGCAACGATGTCCGGGTCATAGGTGGTAAATATGGTTAAAAGGGCCTGGAGCAGGTTGGCCTGGCCACCGAATACCGAGGCCCCTTCAGTAAACGAGGAGGTGGCCGCCATGATGGGTTCACGGTAATGACGGGTTAAGGTGGATCTGTGATAGGCGCAGCAGCCCTGGGATCCGTGACTGTGAGGCAGGCAGCCATGGATACCTAAACCGGCGTACATAGCCCCGATGGGCTGACAGGTCTTAGCCGGATTAACAGCCAGGGCTTTTCTTTCTTTAATCTCTGTGGGGGTATGTCGAAGCAGCATAAGTTTCTCCTGTTGCTTTTATATCTATATGTTCAATTCAGTTCGTTCATGATTTGTTGTGGCCTAACCTCGGTGAAAGACCAGGTCGGCCATGGCCGTTATTCCCAATTATATTTGGCGGACAATTCAGGGTCCTTCTGCCAGGGCGCTTCCAGGTATTGCCAGATATTGGCGTTGAGCATGCGGTCGATTTCATCACAAAAATTTAAAAAACCTTTGAATGACGCATATGGGCCACCCGTGTCATAGGAGTGGAGCTGCTTCATGGGAATACCGTGCTTCTGAACTGCGTATTTTTCCTTGATACCGGCACAGAAAATGTCCGGCTTGTACATTTCGATAAGGGTTTCTGTTTCGTGCTGGCTGATGTCATCGATAATCAGGGAACCCTTTTCCATTTCAGGGATCATGCCCTCATACTCTTTAAACGGAAACCCCTTTTCTTCCAGCGCTTTCATCTCTTCTTCGGTTTTTCTGGGGTTGTACAAATTTTCATCCGGTTCAATTTCCAGCTCTTCAATGTTTCTGGAGTCCGCATCAACTTTAATGTCCGGAATGACGTGACGTCCTTCATAGTCATCCCTGTGGGCAAACTCGTATCCAGCGGAAAGAACGGTCATGCCGATCTCTCTGAACACTTCCTGGTAGTGATGGGCCCGGGAGCCGCCCACAAACATCATGGCGGTTTTGCCCTCGCACCGGGGTTTGACCTCTTTAATTTTGGCTTCAACAGGGGCCATTTCCTCGGCAATCACCGCTTCCACCCGGTCAATGAGTTCCTGGTCTTCGAAATAGGCCGCTATTTTGCGCAGGCTGCTGGCGGTTGAGGTTGGCCCCAGGAAACTGACCTTTATCCAGGGGATACCGTACTTGGTCTCCAGCATATCCGCCACGTAGTTAAT
This genomic window contains:
- the nifE gene encoding nitrogenase iron-molybdenum cofactor biosynthesis protein NifE gives rise to the protein MTSISVLKQREKQIYQKGSQPFKIECETKSLAGAVSQRACVFCGSRVVLYPIADALHLIHGPIGCASYTWDIRGAQSSGPELHRMSFSTDLSETDIIYGGEKKLKKALLELIDKYSPKAAFIYCTCIVGIIGDDVDAVCRQVEEETHIPVIAVHSEGFKGTKKDGYTAACDALFSLIERNKAPRVTIPDSINILGEFNIGGETWMIKKYYEAMGVKVVSVITGDGRVDEVMQARNAALNVVQCSGSVTHLAKQMEKEYGIPFIRVSYFGIEDTSDALYQVAVFFDKNPEILKKTQDLIKKEVQAIIPRLETMKKDLEGKKAAIYVGGAFKAFSLIKALKTLGMEVILAGSQTGTQEDYKVLRQMCNEGTVILDDSNPLELAKYSVEKDADLFIGGVKERPIAYKMGIGFCDHNHERKIPLVGFEGMVNFAKEVHGTVTSPVWDLVPRRQKPAGKEGAI
- the nifK gene encoding nitrogenase molybdenum-iron protein subunit beta yields the protein MLLRHTPTEIKERKALAVNPAKTCQPIGAMYAGLGIHGCLPHSHGSQGCCAYHRSTLTRHYREPIMAATSSFTEGASVFGGQANLLQALLTIFTTYDPDIVAVHTTCLSETIGDDVNQIVKKAKTDGTIPEGKYVIHTPTPSYVGSHVTGFSNMVKAMAVQLAEKTGKSNGKVNIVPGFVEPSDMVEMKRIAGMLGIESILFPDTSGILNGPLTGKFQMYPKGGVSIDELKSTGDSIGSIGLGAWASADAVRSLDAKCKVPCQVQDLPIGLLATDRFVDALRTAAGVSVPDTVTQERGQLLDVISDMQPHLYGKKVAIAGDPDQLIPMTEFLVTMGMKPVHIVTGTPGKAFTKRIKEVTAKFGDDINVKGPSDLFHLHQLIKNEPVDLLICNTYGKYIARDEDIPFVRHGFPILDRIGHSYFPSVGYKGGLHFLEKILSALMDRTDRDAPEERFELVE